A section of the Mycobacterium sp. 3519A genome encodes:
- a CDS encoding aminotransferase class I/II-fold pyridoxal phosphate-dependent enzyme has translation MDQSEAPILDALVDYRASNRYGYTPPGHRQGRGVDDRVLAVLGHDPFRDDLLASGGLDDRRTSNKYLKRAEDLMAEAVGADVAFFSTCGSSLSVKAAMMAVSGGDASLLVPRDSHKSVVAGLIFSGMQARWVTPQWDADRHISHPPSPQDYRDTWDRYPDAAGALVVSPSPYGTCADLDGIARVCHERGKPLIVDEAWGAHLPFHEDLPTWAMDAGADVCVVSVHKMGAGFEQGSVFHLQGDLVDQHRLSACADLLMTTSPNVMVYAAMDGWRRQMVQRGRELLGNALELARGLRDDLELIPDVEVLDDELLGNEASHDLDRMQILMDVSATGTSGYQAADWLRAHKQVDIGMSDHRRVLATMSFADDKATGERLLDALWGWRKAANDFDSPPQIRLPSPKEIQLEAVQLPRDAFFGHVESVPADKAGGRICAEQITPYPPGIPAVVPGERLNDAVIDYLRSGLNAGMNVPDAADTSLETFKVVAT, from the coding sequence ATGGATCAATCCGAAGCGCCGATCCTCGATGCCCTCGTCGACTACCGCGCGAGCAATCGATACGGGTACACCCCGCCGGGACACCGGCAGGGCCGCGGCGTCGACGACCGGGTACTGGCGGTGCTCGGCCACGATCCGTTCCGCGACGACCTGCTCGCCAGCGGCGGTCTCGACGACCGGCGCACCAGCAACAAGTATCTGAAACGGGCCGAAGACCTGATGGCCGAGGCGGTCGGCGCCGACGTCGCCTTCTTCTCCACGTGTGGCAGTTCGTTGTCAGTGAAGGCGGCGATGATGGCCGTCTCCGGTGGAGACGCGAGCCTGCTGGTGCCGCGGGACAGCCACAAGTCGGTCGTGGCCGGGCTGATCTTCTCCGGTATGCAGGCGCGGTGGGTGACGCCGCAGTGGGACGCCGACCGGCACATCTCGCACCCACCGTCGCCGCAGGACTACCGCGACACCTGGGACCGGTACCCCGACGCGGCGGGCGCGTTGGTGGTCAGTCCCAGTCCGTACGGCACCTGCGCGGACCTGGATGGCATCGCGCGGGTCTGCCACGAACGCGGTAAGCCGTTGATCGTCGACGAGGCGTGGGGCGCGCATCTGCCGTTCCACGAGGACCTGCCCACGTGGGCGATGGACGCGGGCGCCGACGTGTGTGTGGTCAGCGTGCACAAGATGGGCGCCGGATTCGAACAGGGTTCGGTGTTCCACCTGCAGGGTGACCTGGTCGATCAGCACCGGTTGTCGGCGTGCGCAGATCTGCTGATGACGACCAGCCCGAACGTCATGGTGTACGCCGCGATGGACGGCTGGCGACGGCAGATGGTCCAGCGCGGCCGCGAATTGCTCGGCAACGCACTGGAATTGGCCCGGGGGCTGCGCGACGACCTCGAGTTGATCCCCGACGTCGAGGTGCTCGACGACGAACTGCTCGGCAACGAGGCGTCCCACGACCTGGACCGGATGCAGATATTGATGGACGTGTCGGCCACCGGCACCTCGGGCTATCAGGCCGCCGACTGGCTGCGCGCACACAAGCAGGTCGACATCGGCATGAGTGACCACCGCCGGGTGCTTGCGACCATGTCCTTCGCCGACGATAAGGCCACCGGCGAGCGGTTGCTCGACGCACTGTGGGGGTGGCGGAAGGCCGCCAACGACTTCGACTCACCGCCGCAGATCCGGTTGCCGTCGCCGAAAGAGATCCAACTCGAAGCGGTCCAACTGCCGCGTGACGCGTTCTTCGGACACGTCGAGTCGGTGCCTGCCGACAAGGCCGGCGGTCGCATCTGCGCCGAGCAGATCACGCCGTATCCCCCGGGCATACCGGCGGTGGTGCCCGGCGAGCGGCTCAACGACGCGGTGATCGACTACCTGCGCTCCGGCCTCAACGCCGGGATGAACGTGCCCGACGCCGCCGACACCAGTTTGGAGACGTTCAAAGTGGTCGCTACCTGA
- a CDS encoding isocitrate lyase/phosphoenolpyruvate mutase family protein, protein MGRPSGIDTYWLSQDATVAATLDRANRYVEAGADGIFVAGATEPVVLRELTSAIPLPVDVLAIPGFSLDQLAELGVRRVSTGSMPYRAAIHAAAQAAVAVREGTDLPAADPYPVMQERLVRFADQKPSG, encoded by the coding sequence GTGGGACGGCCATCCGGCATCGACACGTACTGGCTCAGCCAGGATGCGACGGTGGCCGCGACACTGGACCGGGCCAACCGGTATGTCGAAGCGGGCGCCGACGGCATCTTCGTGGCCGGCGCCACCGAGCCCGTCGTGCTGCGTGAGCTGACCTCAGCAATTCCGTTGCCGGTCGATGTGCTTGCCATCCCGGGGTTTTCGCTCGATCAACTCGCCGAACTCGGGGTGCGCCGGGTGTCGACGGGCTCCATGCCGTACCGCGCCGCGATCCACGCCGCCGCGCAGGCCGCCGTCGCGGTGCGCGAGGGAACCGACCTGCCCGCCGCCGACCCATACCCGGTCATGCAGGAACGTCTGGTGCGGTTCGCCGATCAGAAGCCCAGCGGATAG
- a CDS encoding DUF427 domain-containing protein has protein sequence MGVRMMDLLTGNLHTLRYQPTPKRVRACIGGEPVVDTCEALLVWEPRRVVPTYAVPTAALSAQLVPAGAESGADEDVGVRLPAISSRPILDPSVPFDAHSCAGTAFDVIAGEETGPAAAFRPDDPDLADYVILEFGAFEWREEDEHVVSHPHDPFSRIDVLRSSRHVRVELDGRVLADSTRPLLLFETLLPVRCYLPREDVAVRLERSDTATFCAYKGRATYYSIPDGPRDVAWTYHDPLHDAEPVRDRICFFDERVDVIVDGEHRDRPVTPWSEE, from the coding sequence ATGGGTGTCAGGATGATGGACCTGCTGACCGGAAATCTTCACACCCTCCGCTACCAACCCACCCCGAAGCGGGTACGCGCCTGCATCGGCGGTGAACCGGTGGTCGACACCTGCGAAGCCCTTCTGGTGTGGGAGCCGAGGCGCGTGGTCCCGACCTACGCCGTGCCGACCGCCGCGCTGTCAGCTCAACTGGTGCCGGCCGGCGCCGAATCGGGTGCCGATGAAGACGTCGGCGTGCGGCTTCCTGCGATCAGTTCGCGGCCGATCCTCGACCCGTCCGTGCCGTTCGACGCGCACTCGTGTGCGGGCACCGCGTTCGACGTGATCGCAGGCGAGGAGACCGGGCCTGCGGCGGCGTTCCGGCCGGACGACCCCGACCTCGCCGACTACGTGATCCTCGAGTTCGGTGCGTTCGAGTGGCGCGAAGAGGACGAACACGTCGTCAGCCACCCGCACGACCCGTTCAGCCGCATCGATGTCCTCCGCAGCAGCCGTCACGTCCGCGTCGAACTCGACGGCCGGGTGCTCGCGGATTCCACCCGGCCGCTGCTGCTGTTCGAGACCCTGCTGCCGGTGCGGTGCTATCTCCCGCGCGAGGATGTGGCCGTGCGACTCGAACGCAGCGACACCGCGACCTTCTGCGCCTACAAGGGCCGCGCGACGTACTACTCGATCCCCGACGGTCCCCGTGACGTGGCATGGACGTACCACGACCCGTTGCACGACGCCGAGCCGGTCCGTGACCGGATCTGCTTCTTCGACGAACGTGTCGACGTGATCGTCGACGGCGAGCACCGGGACCGCCCGGTGACGCCGTGGAGCGAGGAATGA
- a CDS encoding SDR family NAD(P)-dependent oxidoreductase: MRFANRTAVITGGAVGFGRAFARALAAEGASVVIADIDAETAEHTAAELNSAGGRAIAVSCDVADPAQVDAAVAAASGQFGGIDIVINNAGLHLMKYNQPFTALSRKEIRDLFDVNVMGVINVTLACRDSMRERGGGVVLNISSMAGYLSATPYAVSKLTVRGLTVAFATELAQDRIRVNAIAPGLMNTESALADLPTTLIDEFVHKRQLVHRLGTMDDVVSAMLFLCSDEASFITGETVKVSGGYPLGF, encoded by the coding sequence GTGAGGTTCGCCAACCGCACCGCGGTGATCACGGGCGGCGCCGTCGGCTTCGGCCGGGCGTTCGCCAGGGCGTTGGCCGCCGAGGGTGCCAGCGTGGTGATCGCTGACATCGACGCCGAAACCGCAGAACACACTGCGGCTGAACTGAATTCGGCGGGTGGCCGCGCGATCGCGGTCAGCTGCGATGTCGCAGACCCGGCGCAGGTGGATGCCGCCGTCGCGGCGGCCTCCGGACAGTTCGGCGGTATCGACATCGTGATCAACAACGCCGGACTACACCTGATGAAGTACAACCAGCCGTTCACGGCGTTGTCGCGCAAGGAGATCCGCGACCTGTTCGACGTGAACGTGATGGGCGTGATCAATGTGACGCTGGCGTGCCGGGACTCGATGCGTGAACGCGGCGGCGGCGTGGTGCTCAACATTTCGTCGATGGCGGGCTATTTGAGCGCGACCCCGTACGCGGTGTCCAAGCTGACCGTCCGCGGTTTGACCGTCGCGTTCGCGACGGAACTCGCGCAGGACCGCATCCGGGTCAACGCGATCGCCCCCGGGCTGATGAACACCGAGAGCGCGCTGGCCGACCTGCCGACGACGTTGATCGACGAGTTCGTGCACAAGCGGCAGTTGGTGCATCGTCTTGGCACGATGGACGACGTGGTGTCCGCGATGTTGTTCCTCTGCTCCGACGAGGCGTCGTTCATCACCGGCGAGACGGTGAAGGTCAGCGGCGGCTATCCGCTGGGCTTCTGA
- a CDS encoding acyl-CoA dehydrogenase family protein → MSFDITPTAAQHDLARRTHEFAENCVRPVALEYDQRQEFPWPVLEEAAGQGFYSPLFYRDLIGDPTGLSLPMFMEELFWGCAGIGLAIVMPALALSAIGQAASPEQMLQWAPECFGTPGDLKLAALAISEPEGGSDVRNLRTRARRAGPGKDADWIIDGHKMWIGNGGIANVHVVNAVVDEELGHRGQALFIVPGGTPGLELVRKLDKLGCRASHTAELRFNGVRVPAENLLGGQEKLEHKLAKAREAVAGAKNSGSATMGTFEQTRPMVAAQALGIARAALEYATEYANHREAFGAPIIDNQGVSFPLADLATAIDAARLLTWRASWMAASGVPFERGEGSMAKLAASEVAVRTTERAIQTMGGWGYIKDHPVEKWYRDAKLYTIFEGTSEIQRVVISNALGAAAGKPPLHVSLEPTGGPLNKWFGRGTPLRSRAADAALSAKDSVPEPIMRLAMNVLRPPRK, encoded by the coding sequence GTGAGCTTCGACATCACCCCGACCGCCGCGCAGCACGACCTGGCCCGGCGCACACATGAGTTCGCCGAAAACTGCGTACGCCCGGTCGCGCTCGAGTACGACCAGCGCCAGGAGTTCCCGTGGCCGGTGCTCGAGGAAGCAGCCGGCCAGGGTTTCTACAGTCCGCTGTTCTACCGCGATCTGATCGGCGATCCGACCGGGCTGTCGTTGCCGATGTTCATGGAGGAACTGTTCTGGGGCTGCGCGGGCATCGGGCTCGCGATCGTGATGCCGGCTTTGGCGCTTTCGGCGATCGGCCAGGCCGCCTCCCCCGAGCAGATGCTGCAGTGGGCGCCCGAATGTTTCGGCACGCCAGGTGATCTCAAGCTCGCCGCACTGGCCATCTCCGAACCCGAGGGCGGCAGCGACGTCCGCAATCTGCGCACCCGGGCCCGCCGCGCCGGCCCAGGAAAAGACGCCGACTGGATCATCGACGGCCACAAGATGTGGATCGGAAACGGCGGCATCGCCAACGTGCACGTCGTCAACGCCGTGGTCGATGAGGAACTCGGGCACAGGGGCCAGGCCCTGTTCATCGTGCCCGGCGGCACCCCCGGCCTGGAACTGGTGCGCAAACTCGACAAGCTCGGCTGCCGCGCCTCGCACACCGCCGAGTTGCGGTTCAACGGTGTGCGGGTCCCCGCGGAGAACCTGCTCGGCGGTCAGGAGAAGCTGGAACACAAGCTCGCCAAGGCGCGCGAGGCGGTCGCAGGCGCCAAGAACTCCGGCTCGGCCACCATGGGCACCTTCGAGCAGACCCGGCCCATGGTCGCCGCCCAGGCGCTCGGAATCGCAAGGGCTGCACTGGAATACGCCACCGAGTACGCCAACCACCGGGAGGCGTTCGGGGCGCCGATCATCGACAACCAGGGCGTCTCGTTCCCGCTCGCCGACCTGGCCACCGCGATCGACGCGGCACGGCTGCTGACCTGGCGGGCATCCTGGATGGCCGCCTCGGGAGTGCCATTCGAGCGCGGCGAGGGCTCGATGGCCAAACTGGCGGCCAGCGAAGTCGCCGTGCGCACCACCGAACGCGCCATCCAGACGATGGGCGGCTGGGGCTACATCAAGGACCACCCGGTCGAGAAGTGGTACCGAGACGCCAAGCTGTACACCATCTTCGAAGGCACCAGCGAGATTCAGCGGGTCGTCATCTCCAATGCGCTCGGCGCCGCGGCAGGTAAGCCGCCGCTGCACGTCAGCCTCGAACCGACAGGCGGCCCGCTGAACAAATGGTTCGGCCGCGGCACCCCACTGCGCAGCAGGGCGGCCGATGCGGCGCTTTCCGCCAAAGATTCCGTCCCCGAACCGATAATGCGGTTGGCGATGAACGTATTGCGCCCGCCCCGCAAGTGA
- a CDS encoding alcohol dehydrogenase catalytic domain-containing protein, protein MRAVTWQGRRKVSVDTVPDPAIKEPTDAIIRVTSTNICGSDLHLYEVLGAFMSPGDILGHEAMGVVEEVGREVETLSVGDRVVIPFNISCGHCFMCDHGLQSQCETTQNRDQGTGAALFGYSKLYGEVAGGQAEYLRVPQAQYTHIKVPDDGPDERYVYLSDVLPTAWQAVEYADVPDGGTLLVLGLGPIGSMACRIAAHRKGCRVIGVDLVDERLARAREYCTDVIDLRRDDVEDMVLGYTDGRGADSVIDAVGMEAHGSPIAETMQTAAGFLPSPVGRVVMKQAGVDRLAALNSAIALVRRGGTISLSGVYGGAADPINMMRLFDKQIQLRMGQANVKKWVPDIMPLLTAEDPLGVEQFATHRLPLSAAPEAYETFQKKEDGMVKVVLTP, encoded by the coding sequence ATGCGAGCGGTCACGTGGCAAGGACGTAGGAAGGTCTCCGTCGACACGGTGCCCGACCCGGCGATCAAGGAGCCGACCGATGCGATCATCCGCGTCACGAGCACCAACATCTGCGGATCGGATCTGCACCTGTACGAGGTGCTCGGCGCGTTCATGTCACCGGGTGACATCCTCGGCCACGAAGCGATGGGCGTCGTCGAGGAGGTCGGCAGGGAAGTCGAGACGCTCAGCGTCGGCGACCGTGTCGTGATTCCGTTCAACATCTCCTGCGGGCACTGCTTCATGTGTGACCACGGGCTGCAGAGCCAGTGCGAGACGACGCAGAACCGCGATCAGGGCACGGGCGCCGCGCTGTTCGGCTACTCCAAGCTCTACGGCGAGGTGGCGGGCGGCCAGGCCGAATACCTGCGGGTGCCCCAGGCGCAGTACACCCACATCAAGGTGCCGGATGACGGCCCCGACGAGCGCTACGTGTACCTGTCCGACGTGCTGCCCACCGCATGGCAGGCGGTCGAATACGCCGATGTGCCCGACGGCGGCACGCTGCTGGTGCTCGGCCTCGGCCCGATCGGATCGATGGCGTGCCGAATCGCGGCGCACCGCAAAGGCTGCCGGGTGATCGGCGTCGACTTGGTCGACGAACGACTCGCCCGGGCACGCGAATACTGCACGGACGTCATCGATTTGCGCCGCGACGATGTCGAGGACATGGTGCTGGGCTACACCGACGGCCGCGGCGCGGACTCGGTGATCGACGCGGTCGGGATGGAAGCGCACGGATCGCCGATCGCCGAGACGATGCAGACCGCCGCCGGCTTCCTGCCGTCGCCAGTGGGTCGCGTCGTGATGAAACAGGCCGGGGTGGACCGACTGGCAGCCTTGAATTCGGCGATCGCTCTAGTCCGCCGCGGCGGCACCATCTCGCTGTCAGGCGTCTACGGCGGCGCCGCCGACCCGATCAACATGATGAGGTTGTTCGACAAGCAGATTCAGTTGCGCATGGGGCAGGCCAACGTGAAGAAGTGGGTGCCCGACATCATGCCGTTGCTGACGGCCGAGGACCCGCTGGGCGTCGAGCAGTTCGCCACCCACCGGCTTCCGCTCTCGGCGGCGCCGGAGGCGTACGAGACCTTCCAGAAGAAGGAGGACGGCATGGTCAAGGTGGTACTGACGCCGTAA